The following are encoded in a window of Arvicanthis niloticus isolate mArvNil1 chromosome 1, mArvNil1.pat.X, whole genome shotgun sequence genomic DNA:
- the Olfml1 gene encoding olfactomedin-like protein 1: protein MVLALWRTSASLVLFLAAFLPSPQYAQDPAMVHYIYQRFQVLEQGLEKCAQTTRGYIQDFQEFSKNISIMLGKCQTYTSEYKSAVENLALRVERAQREIDYLQYLREADFCIESEEKTLAEKVLQEAEEEKKIRTLLNTTSCDNMLMAIKSLKIVKKTMDPDGSWMKDAGSNSAKVYLLAGSRNNTVWEFANLRAFMDDSIKPGPRKLILPLSWQGSGQVVYQSFLFFHNQGTSNEIIKYNLQKKTVEDRMLLPGGAGRAPIYQHSLSTYIDLAVDEHGLWAIHSGPGIQGHLFLTKIEPGTLGIEHSWDTPCRSQHAEASFLLCGVLYVVYSSGGQGPHRITCVYDPLGTVREEHLPNLFFPKRPRSHSMIHYNPRDKQLYAWNEGNQIIYKLQTKKKLPLE from the exons ATGGTGCTGGCCCTTTGGAGAACTTCTGCTTCACTGGTTCTCTTCCTTGCAGCATTTCTGCCCTCACCACAATATGCCCAGGACCCAGCAATGGTGCACTACATCTACCAGCGCTTCCAAGTCTTGGAG CAAGGGCTGGAAAAATGTGCCCAAACAACAAGGGGATATATTCAAGACTTCCAGGAATTCTCAAAAAACATATCCATCATGCTGGGAAAGTGCCAGACCTACACAAGCGAATACAAGAGTGCTGTGGAAAACCTTGCCCTGAGAGTAGAGCGTGCCCAGCGGGAGATCGACTACCTGCAATACCTCCGAGAAGCTGACTTCTGCATTGAATCAGAGGAGAAGACACTGGCTGAAAAGGTGCttcaagaagcagaagaagaaaagaagatccGAACCCTGTTGAACACAACAA GCTGTGACAACATGCTGATGGCTATAAAGTCTCTGAAAATAGTGAAGAAGACCATGGACCCAGATGGCTCTTGGATGAAAGATGCTGGCAGTAACTCTGCCAAAGTGTATCTTTTAGCTGGATCCAGAAACAACACAGTTTGGGAATTTGCAAACTTGCGGGCATTCATGGACGATAGCATCAAGCCTGGTCCCCGGAAGCTAATCTTACCACTTTCCTGGCAGGGATCAGGGCAAGTGGTCTACCAAAGCTTTCTATTTTTTCACAATCAAGGAACTTCTAATGAGATAATTAAATATAATCTGCAGAAGAAGACTGTGGAAGATCGAATGCTTCTCCCAGGAGGGGCAGGCCGAGCACCCATCTATCAACACTCCCTCTCAACGTACATTGACCTAGCTGTGGATGAGCATGGACTCTGGGCCATTCACTCAGGACCAGGTATCCAAGGCCATTTGTTTCTCACAAAAATCGAGCCTGGCACTTTGGGAATAGAACACTCGTGGGATACACCGTGTAGAAGCCAGCATGCGGAAGCTTCATTCCTCCTGTGTGGGGTCCTCTATGTCGTCTACAGTTCCGGTGGCCAGGGCCCTCATCGAATCACATGTGTCTATGATCCACTGGGCACTGTTAGGGAGGAGCATCTGCCCAATTTGTTCTTCCCCAAGCGGCCAAGAAGTCACTCCATGATCCATTACAACCCCAGAGATAAGCAGCTCTATGCCTGGAATGAAGGCAATCAGATCATTTACAAACTCCAGACAAAGAAAAAGCTGCCTCTGGAGTAA